From one Trifolium pratense cultivar HEN17-A07 linkage group LG1, ARS_RC_1.1, whole genome shotgun sequence genomic stretch:
- the LOC123917018 gene encoding 26S proteasome non-ATPase regulatory subunit 8 homolog A-like: MDPKLTEVSQLFDRFKAALLRNDFDSASNLLSQLKVLLTGFRSLPPLFADTPNAVQELTIARDIYEHAVVLSVKIEDQDAFERDFFQLKPYYTDARNRLPQSPQEYPILGLNLLRLLVQNRIAEFHTELELLSSAALENPCIKHAVELEQSFMEGAYNRVLSARQTVPHETYVYFMDLLAKTIRDEIAGCSEKAYDYLSINDAKQMLLFSSDQELLEYIKEEHSEWEVKNGAVYFQKAKESAPCKEIPSLQLINQTLSYARELERIV; this comes from the exons ATGGATCCAAAATTGACCGAAGTTTCCCAGCTTTTTGATCGATTCAAGGCTGCGTTGCTAAGAAACGACTTTGATTCAGCTTCAAATCTCCTTTCTCAGCTTAAG GTGTTACTAACAGGGTTTAGAAGCCTTCCACCCTTGTTTGCAGATACACCTAATGCAGTTCAGGAGCTAACAATAGCAA GGGATATATACGAGCATGCTGTTGTCCTTAGCGTAAAAATTGAGGACCAAGATGCCTTTGAAAGGGATTTCTTCCAGCTGAAACCTTATTATACGGATGCCCG TAATCGTCTTCCGCAATCTCCTCAGGAGTACCCAATTCTTGGTCTCAACCTGTTGAGACTACTTGTGCAAAACAGGATTGCTGAATTTCATACTGAGTTGGAATTGCTTTCATCTGCTGCTCTAGAGAATCCATGTATTAAGCATGCCGTGGAACTCGAGCAATCTTTTATGGAAGGGGCTTACAACCGTGTCTTGAGTGCTCGACAGACCGTCCCGCATGAAACATATGTGTACTTCATGGATCTTTTGGCAAAGACCATCAG AGACGAGATAGCAGGATGCAGCGAGAAGGCATATGACTATCTTTCAATTAATGATGCTAAGCAGATGTTGTTGTTCTCCTCAGACCAGGAGCTCTTGGAATATATTAAAGAG GAGCACTCAGAGTGGGAAGTTAAGAACGGAGCTGTTTATTTTCAAAAGGCGAAAGAATCAGCTCCTTGCAAAGAAATACCCTCTCTGCAACTCATCAACCAAACACTTAGCTATGCTAGGGAGTTAGAGAGGATTGTCTGA
- the LOC123917009 gene encoding uncharacterized protein LOC123917009, translated as MLHNTITSFNSSSIPEKMDQKLSNQLQPHYQPMLKESINRFLTEYRNGATNFTDFSLIFSRTLHSTPDPPIPLVWFYSALEFHTNRLRMGREGSGNSVMAVKSLFQLLVSCSDGSVSMKRIGVLAPLVFEIYRLMVHEKEVMKSEIEGLVEGVVSYCSIFCMKSEVEVLGGGDGVVVLEKDFVDLIPVWLVGCDDGGGEFGVGDCLKGFFPLVSDQVRKRIEMGCEVGYLAGVVMFEALLLKLCLIFDAGITREEKEKKLQASAAQIMTGFQNFYFLDTLFRMMLEPALPVISLLGSENEVLLKEVLYNSVMMMDYSFINRQAGVSLYANSLKDFAINWLFVAELAIQSAREKGDQGKATSYVNAFCRSCIPIQLINWVTSQSGIDRKIGRPYVSTPIDLIKWLLVVEEHGLAIFGCGIAKHRAKAFLFTSRTAYMPPVVKPHFLNSTHGGSVADRVRGGDVEMHDTADTRSLSGDDTTNPTTTTDGTRKRKEGIEDDTKAQLKYMRCQFPENSVRENSFIFRQQ; from the exons ATGCTTCACAACACCATCACTTCCTTCAACAGTTCCTCAATTCCAGAAAAAATGGACCAAAAATTGTCTAACCAACTTCAACCTCACTACCAACCAATGCTCAAAGAATCAATCAACCGTTTCTTAACTGAATACCGAAACGGAGCTACCAATTTCACCGATTTCAGCTTAATCTTTTCCCGTACGCTTCATAGTACCCCAGACCCGCCAATTCCACTTGTGTGGTTCTACTCGGCGCTTGAATTTCACACTAATAGGTTGAGAATGGGAAGAGAAGGTTCTGGAAATTCGGTGATGGCGGTTAAGAGTTTGTTTCAGTTGTTGGTTTCGTGTTCTGATGGAAGTGTTTCGATGAAGAGGATTGGTGTTCTTGCGCCTTTGGTGTTTGAGATTTACCGTTTGATGGTTCATGAGAAAGAAGTGATGAAGAGTGAAATTGAGGGTTTGGTGGAAGGGGTTGTTAGTTATTGTAGTATTTTTTGTATGAAGAGTGAAGTTGAGGTTTTAGGTGGTGGTGATGGGGTTGTGGTTTTGGAGAAGGATTTTGTGGATTTGATTCCGGTTTGGTTAGTTGGTTGTGACGATGGTGGTGGTGAGTTTGGGGTTGGTGATTGTTTGAAGGGGTTTTTCCCTTTGGTGAGTGATCAGGTTCGAAAGCGAATTGAAATGGGTTGTGAGGTTGGTTACTTGGCTGGGGTTGTTATGTTTGAAGCTCTTTTGTTgaaattgtgtttgatttttgaTGCGGGGATTACACGAGaggagaaggagaagaagttgcaAGCTTCCGCAGCTCAGATCATGACGGGGTTtcaaaatttttactttttgg ATACCCTTTTCAGGATGATGTTGGAGCCAGCTTTGCCAGTGATCTCCTTGCTG GGTTCTGAAAACGAAGTTCTTTTAAAAGAAGTCCTGTACAATTCTGTGATGATGATGGATTATTCATTCATCAATCGTCAAGCCGGAGTTTCGCTGTATGCCAACAGCCTGAAAGATTTTGCTATTAATTGGTTGTTTGTTGCTGAGTTAGCTATACAGTCTGCTAG GGAAAAAGGTGATCAGGGGAAAGCTACTTCTTATGTAAATGCCTTTTGTAGGTCCTGCATTCCCATTCAATTAATCAACTGGGTTACTAGTCAAAGTGGCATAGACAGAAAGATCGGCAGGCCATATGTTTCCACTCCCATAGATCTTATAA AATGGCTTCTTGTTGTTGAGGAACACGGATTGGCGATATTTGGTTGTGGAATTGCCAAGCATCGTGCAAAAGCTTTCCTTTTCACTTCAAGAACCGCGTATATGCCTCCAGTAGTCAAACCTCACTTTTTAAATTCTACACATGGAGGGTCCGTGGCAGATAGAGTTCGTGGTGGTGATGTAGAGATGCATGATACTGCGGACACCAGAAGTTTGTCCGGTGATGATACAACGAACCCAACCACCACTACTGATGGAACTAGAAAACGCAAAGAAGGAATTGAGGATGATACAAAAGCACAGCTGAAGTATATGAGATGCCAGTTTCCCGAGAATTCAGTGAGAGAAAACTCGTTTATATTCAGGCAACAGTGA